From the Argentina anserina chromosome 3, drPotAnse1.1, whole genome shotgun sequence genome, the window ATTATTATAAATTGTGTCATATCCCACATATTGACATTAGAACGTAGAAACTTATTGTGAAAGTTCTTTTCTATTTGGGTAGGTTGCTCAAGTTCCTGTTGGTACGGTGATTCATCTTGTGAAGGGTGAAATTCCTTTTGTTGCTGAAAGTCATGTTCCTAAAGATTTGGATCCTTGGGAGCTGCCGGGTACCCCTATTGATGATGTAACTGGCTCTTATCAGCAATCTGCCCCTAGTGGCCCAAATATGTTAGTGGATACTGCTAACTCGTCATCTGGACCTAAAAGAATTGGAGGGGAAGCAGCTCTCACAAAGGAAATCACTCAAGTTGAATCCACTGAGATTCCTACTGAATCTCCCCCTTCTTTGTCTGAGATGTGCTCAGAAGATGAGACCAAGgaaaaagaacaaattcaatacaatgTTGCTGAGTTAACAGTAAGTGGTCAACAATTTGTTATTGCTCGTGGAGCGAAAGGTGGTCTAGGTAGTGTGTCTCTGAGAGTCCCAAAGAAGTTTTTTTCGGAGTTGCCATCTGGAGGATATGCATGTTCTCGTGCTCAAGCAAAATATGATCAGCAGTTGGCCCTCAGTGCTGGTTCGCCTGGTTCAGAAGCTGTTCTTATATTAGAACTAAAGAGCATTGCTGATGTGAGCCTAGTGGGAATGCCAAATGCTGGTAAAAGTACTCTGTTAGGGGCTATATCTAGGGCTAAGCCTGCAGTGGGCCATTACGCCTTCACCACTCTAAGACCCAATTTGGGGAATCTAAACTTTGATGACTTTTCACTCACAGTTGCTGATGTTCCGGGACTCATAAAGGGTGCGCATGAGAATCGTGGACTTGGACATGCATTCCTACGCCACATAGAACGCACAAAGGTTATAGCTTATGTGGTTGACTTGGCTGCTGGATTGGATGGTGGAAAAGGAATCCCACCTTGGGAACAGCTTAGGGATTTGGTCTT encodes:
- the LOC126785753 gene encoding probable GTP-binding protein OBGM, mitochondrial, which codes for MWVQRAKPLWHIKALRQSAKSPCIFSISSSYSDTPHKKSKLAPLQERKMIDRFRLYAKGGSGGSGCSSSRRSRHDRDGVPDGGNGGKGGDVILECSPTVWDFSGLQPHLIAQRGGHGSSKNKIGTRGADKVAQVPVGTVIHLVKGEIPFVAESHVPKDLDPWELPGTPIDDVTGSYQQSAPSGPNMLVDTANSSSGPKRIGGEAALTKEITQVESTEIPTESPPSLSEMCSEDETKEKEQIQYNVAELTVSGQQFVIARGAKGGLGSVSLRVPKKFFSELPSGGYACSRAQAKYDQQLALSAGSPGSEAVLILELKSIADVSLVGMPNAGKSTLLGAISRAKPAVGHYAFTTLRPNLGNLNFDDFSLTVADVPGLIKGAHENRGLGHAFLRHIERTKVIAYVVDLAAGLDGGKGIPPWEQLRDLVLELEYHQVGLSDRPSLIVANKIDEEGTEGVHEELKRRVHDVPIFPVCAILGEGIQELKIGLRKLVNGEMTDRLQVNKIMVD